A region of Pseudorca crassidens isolate mPseCra1 chromosome 8, mPseCra1.hap1, whole genome shotgun sequence DNA encodes the following proteins:
- the PODXL gene encoding podocalyxin: MRFALVLSAFLLLLPLSLSQDEVKPSGQTAAEESKPDTLPPSSVQDTVKQSTVPPFTDKIVTALETKGSTATTPNTSRAVPTSAQQSTTAAASGKDEKPATGSPAITTKDPKDSTTTPTTVSTKPETTSSQSGIKSSSAKSGTQSSHSVTTSSVITKEGNQAASDLPNPGNTSVITPALPSVPTPASTHRPSTVPVTLVPVTSEPAGSSEGPNKITAATSLGTMAGPTFTTQGTLTTLTPWVTSQGTQHTSSKTPAVTGTSEAVQPTGSSSGPGTTSPARGPTSSNTHLESTVPQGSSIPSPTSVIPAGVGQIQCDPPEKLNEKMLVLNVSKTDVSKTNICNATALNDKLITLLCRAAKASFNPAQDQCHIQLAPVPEIQAVAIKQITICTKLFPTDVYELLKDKWDDLKEVGVNDMQFEGQGPPEETEDRFSMPLIITIVCMASFLLLVAALYGCCHQRLSQRKDQQRLTEELQTVENGYHDNPTLEVMETSSEMQEKKVVSLNGELGDSWIVPLDNLTKDDLEEEEDTHL, translated from the exons AAGTCAAGCCTAGTGGTCAAACAGCTGCCGAAGAAAGCAAGCCAGACACACTTCCACCATCCAGTGTTCAAGACACAGTCAAACAAAGCACAGTCCCACCATTCACTGACAAAATTGTGACTGCACTGGAGACCAAGGGAAGCACAGCCACAACGCCTAACACCTCAAGGGCAGTGCCAACCTCAGCCCAGCAAAGCACAACTGCAGCAGCCAGTGGCAAAGATGAGAAACCAGCCACGGGCAGCCCTGCTATAACTACTAAAGACCCAAAGGATTCTACAACCACACCAACCACTGTCTCGACAAAGCCTGAAACCACAAGCAGCCAGAGTGGAATTAAAAGCAGTTCAGCTAaatctggaacccagagtagcCACAGTGTGACCACAAGCAGTGTGATCACTAAGGAAGGAAATCAGGCAGCCTCTGACCTTCCGAATCCGGGTAACACCTCAGTCATCACGCCTGCTCTTCCTTCCGTGCCCACCCCGGCAAGCACTCACCGGCCTAGCACCGTCCCTGTGACTTTGGTCCCTGTGACTTCAGAGCCTGCAGGGAGCTCCGAGGGACCAAACAAAATTACAGCAGCTACAAGTTTAGGCACAATGGCGGGTCCCACCTTCACGACGCAGGGGACACTGACCACACTAA CACCATGGGTTACCTCACAAGGAACTCAACACACCTCCAGCAAGACGCCAGCTGTCACTGGCACCTCTGAGGCTGTGCAGCCTACAGGCTCTTCATCAGGACCTGGGACCACATCTCCTGCCAGGGGACCCACGAGCTCCAACACTCATTTGGAGTCAACTGTCCCCCAAGGCTCCAGTATCCCTTCTCCCACCTCAGTAATTCCAGCAGGTGTGGGACAG ATACAGTGCGATCCTCCCGAAAAGCTGAATGAGAAGATGCTCGTCCTGAACGTCTCGAAAACTGATGTCTCGAAAACCAACATCTGT AATGCGACCGCTTTGAACGACAAACTGATCACACTTTTGTGCCGAGCAGCAAAAGCCTCCTTCAACCCAGCGCAAGATCAGTGCCATATACAGCTGGCACCTGTTCCAGAAATCCAGGCAGTGGCGATCAAACAAATCACTATCTGCA CAAAACTCTTTCCCACGGACGTTTATGAATTGCTGAAAGACAAATGGGATGACCTAAAAGAG GTGGGAGTCAATGACATGCAGTTTGAGGGTCAAGGACCACCAGAAGAGACCGAGGACCGGTTCAGCATGCCCCTCATCATCACTATTGTCTGCATGGCATCCTTCTTGCTCCTGGTCGCGGCCCTTTATGGCTGCTGCCACCAGCGCCTCTCCCAGAGGAAGGACCAG CAACGACTAACAGAGGAGCTACAGACGGTGGAGAATGGTTACCACGACAATCCAACCCTGGAAGTGATGGAGACCTCATCAGAGATGCAGGAGAAAAAGGTGGTCAGCCTTAATGGGGAGCTGGGGGACAGCTGGATCGTCCCCCTGGACAACCTGACCAAGGATGACctagaggaggaggaagacacACACCTCTAA